The following are from one region of the Corylus avellana chromosome ca1, CavTom2PMs-1.0 genome:
- the LOC132169760 gene encoding dirigent protein 23-like — MAKLVLVILLFSLGMAMPLLHGIVEDDDEWFQNLHYAKHKVTRLHFYLHDTLSGKNPSSVQVAQASSTKKSSTIFGAVFIVDDPLTESPEPTSRPVGRAQGLEGSAGQQELGLLVAMNFVFTTGKFNGSSLTILGRNTALHPPSEMPIIGGTGVFRLARGFVIANTHSLNVTSGNGILEYSVVAIHY; from the coding sequence ATGGCAAAGCTAGTTCTAGTAATTCTGCTTTTCTCACTTGGCATGGCCATGCCATTGTTGCACGGCATcgttgaagatgatgatgaatgGTTCCAAAACCTCCATTATGCCAAACACAAGGTCACCCGCCTCCATTTTTACCTTCATGACACACTCTCAGGAAAAAACCCAAGTTCAGTACAAGTAGCCCAAGCATCAAGCACCAAGAAATCATCCACCATCTTTGGAGCAGTTTTTATTGTTGATGACCCACTAACAGAAAGCCCTGAGCCCACTTCCAGGCCCGTGGGTAGAGCTCAGGGGCTTGAAGGGTCAGCCGGGCAGCAAGAACTGGGTCTTCTTGTGGCCATGAACTTTGTTTTCACAACTGGGAAGTTCAACGGCAGCAGCCTCACCATTTTGGGCAGAAATACTGCTCTGCATCCGCCAAGTGAGATGCCAATCATTGGTGGGACTGGTGTTTTTCGATTGGCACGTGGATTTGTGATAGCAAACACACATTCTCTTAATGTTACCTCCGGTAACGGTATTCTCGAGTACAGTGTTGTAGCTATACActattga
- the LOC132170016 gene encoding mitogen-activated protein kinase kinase kinase 20-like, with the protein MFFQDHPQPFRRYGDPPIDQNPSSSYWLGCGCPAKYTNWTKIQLLGKGSYGTVHLAICMDSYSSGESIAMKSAILDQSSSLMKEAEILKHFVDCPEIVRCFGVDFTVENGQRFFNLLLEYASGGTLLDLIKKSGGKIQENEVKKYTRMIVKGLRCMHEKGFVHCDLKPENILVFPSPDGASYVKITDFGLSKIPEDPNELITTTKFSFRGTPTYMSPESVVLGEIHGSLDIWSLGCIVVEMISGNLAWEFNDMEDLMVLIAKESPKIPETMSEIGKDFLLRCLARDPKERWTAEMLLRHPFLIETRSGTPSTRSAVCYSSAGNVLPPPGFESISRKPSIIQKYLPPPGFESISKKPLVKKYLPTPPGFSSKRILQA; encoded by the coding sequence ATGTTCTTTCAGGATCATCCTCAGCCTTTTCGACGTTATGGTGATCCACCAATTGATCAGAACCCTTCATCTTCTTATTGGCTTGGTTGTGGGTGTCCTGCGAAGTATACCAACTGGACCAAAATTCAGCTTCTTGGAAAAGGATCGTATGGCACCGTACATTTAGCCATATGCATGGACTCTTATTCTTCTGGTGAGTCAATAGCAATGAAGTCGGCGATTCTTGACCAATCTTCTTCCCTCATGAAGGAGGCAGAAATTCTCAAACACTTTGTTGATTGTCCGGAGATTGTTCGTTGTTTTGGAGTTGATTTTACCGTTGAGAATGGCCAAAGATTCTTCAATTTACTGCTGGAGTATGCGTCAGGAGGTACTCTTCTTGATTTGATAAAGAAAAGTGGAGGAAAGATACAAGAAAACGAGGTCAAAAAGTACACTCGGATGATCGTCAAAGGCCTTCGTTGCATGCATGAAAAGGGATTCGTTCATTGCGACCTTAAGCCAGAAAACATTCTTGTTTTTCCTTCTCCAGATGGTGCAAGCTACGTCAAGATCACCGACTTTGGATTATCAAAGATTCCTGAAGATCCAAATGAGTTAATCACGacaacaaagttttccttccgAGGAACACCTACTTACATGTCTCCAGAATCTGTTGTTCTTGGGGAAATCCATGGCAGTTTGGATATATGGTCTCTGGGATGCATAGTCGTTGAGATGATCAGCGGAAACCTGGCGTGGGAATTCAATGACATGGAGGATTTGATGGTTCTGATTGCTAAAGAGTCACCCAAGATTCCCGAAACCATGTCGGAGATTGGGAAAGATTTCTTGTTGAGGTGTCTTGCAAGAGACCCCAAGGAGAGATGGACGGCTGAGATGCTACTGCGTCATCCTTTTCTCATTGAGACTCGATCAGGTACGCCATCTACAAGAAGTGCTGTTTGTTACTCTTCAGCTGGAAATGTGCTTCCTCCTCCTGGGTTTGAATCAATTTCAAGGAAACCTTCCATTATTCAGAAATATTTGCCTCCTCCTGGGTTTGAGTCAATTTCAAAGAAACCCCTCGTTAAGAAATATTTGCCTACTCCTCCTGGGTTTTCTTCCAAAAGAATCCTGCAGGCATGA